The following are encoded in a window of Sphaerisporangium siamense genomic DNA:
- a CDS encoding YVTN family beta-propeller repeat protein has translation MRRRTTSEDTARRARILAAAALALAAAGCSGGDARQAVTAAEPPAAAPREAAGAKEEAGKDRVADVYANDRPGMLSPVVARFPSRVYVPNSDAGTVSVIDPRTYKVIRTFPVGRRPQHVVPSWDLKTLWVNNNEGDTLTPIDPVTGKPGTPVAVEDPYNLYFTPDGTTALVMAERLNRLDFRDPRTFRSRGSLAMPCRGINHADFTADGATFLASCEFSGHLVAVDLAGRKVTEVVRLPVHGAHHSMPQDVKLSPDGRTFYVADMAMGGVWLVDADKFRVRRFVRTGAGAHGLYVSRDSKNLYVSNRGAGSVSVVSFATGRPVATWRIPGGGSPDMGGVSADGRLLWLAGRYHGEVYVFDTEDGHVVRKIKVGAGPHGLAVYPQPGLHSLGHTGVFR, from the coding sequence ATGCGGCGGCGAACAACGTCGGAGGACACGGCGCGGCGCGCGCGCATCCTGGCGGCGGCCGCGCTCGCCCTCGCCGCGGCGGGCTGCTCGGGCGGCGACGCGCGGCAGGCCGTCACCGCCGCCGAACCCCCCGCCGCCGCCCCCCGGGAAGCGGCCGGCGCGAAGGAGGAGGCGGGCAAGGACCGGGTCGCCGACGTCTACGCCAACGACAGGCCCGGCATGCTCAGCCCCGTGGTGGCGCGGTTCCCCTCCCGGGTGTACGTGCCGAACAGCGACGCCGGGACGGTCAGCGTGATCGACCCCCGCACCTACAAGGTGATCAGGACGTTCCCGGTCGGCCGCCGCCCCCAGCATGTGGTGCCGTCCTGGGACCTGAAGACCCTCTGGGTGAACAACAACGAAGGGGACACGCTGACCCCGATCGACCCGGTCACCGGGAAGCCGGGCACGCCCGTCGCGGTCGAGGACCCCTACAACCTGTACTTCACCCCGGACGGGACCACGGCGCTGGTGATGGCCGAGCGGCTCAACCGCCTGGACTTCCGCGACCCCCGCACCTTCAGATCGCGCGGCTCCCTGGCGATGCCGTGCCGGGGCATCAACCACGCCGACTTCACCGCCGACGGCGCGACCTTCCTGGCGAGCTGCGAGTTCTCCGGCCATCTCGTCGCCGTGGACCTGGCCGGGCGCAAGGTGACCGAGGTCGTGCGCCTGCCCGTGCACGGCGCGCACCACAGCATGCCGCAGGACGTGAAGCTGTCCCCCGACGGGCGCACCTTCTACGTCGCCGACATGGCCATGGGAGGAGTCTGGCTGGTCGACGCGGACAAGTTCCGCGTCCGGCGGTTCGTCAGGACGGGAGCGGGCGCGCACGGCCTGTACGTCAGCCGCGACTCCAAGAACCTCTACGTCTCCAACCGGGGCGCCGGGTCGGTGTCGGTGGTGTCGTTCGCCACGGGCAGGCCGGTCGCCACGTGGCGCATCCCCGGCGGCGGTTCCCCCGACATGGGCGGGGTGTCGGCGGACGGGCGCCTGCTGTGGCTGGCGGGGCGCTACCACGGCGAGGTCTACGTCTTCGACACCGAGGACGGGCACGTCGTCCGCAAGATCAAGGTCGGCGCGGGTCCGCACGGCCTGGCCGTCTATCCGCAGCCCGGCCTGCACTCCCTGGGTCACACCGGCGTCTTCCGGTGA
- a CDS encoding YqjF family protein: METTRAPRVAQPVMYQTWADMTFLHWRYPAALIQELLPPGLTAEEFDGSAWVGLTPFLMKDVRPRALPPLPGMSRFPETNVRTYVRDGRGRDGLWFLSLDAGLLPAVLAARAVYALPYYWAGMSVRVAGERAVYRSRRRWPGREGARCHAEVELGPSMDEADGLARFLTERYRLFTVVAGRLATAEVDHRPWPLRHARPVRLDQDLLQAGGLPAPGGEPVAHASPGVRARIGMWSLV; the protein is encoded by the coding sequence GTGGAGACGACGCGCGCGCCGCGGGTGGCCCAGCCGGTCATGTACCAGACCTGGGCGGACATGACCTTCCTGCACTGGCGCTACCCCGCGGCCCTCATCCAGGAGCTGCTGCCTCCCGGGCTCACGGCCGAGGAGTTCGACGGCTCCGCGTGGGTGGGCCTCACGCCGTTCCTCATGAAGGACGTGCGCCCGCGCGCCCTGCCGCCACTGCCGGGCATGTCGCGCTTCCCCGAGACGAACGTGCGCACCTACGTCCGCGACGGGCGGGGACGCGACGGCCTGTGGTTCCTGTCGCTGGACGCCGGCCTGCTGCCCGCCGTGCTCGCCGCGCGCGCCGTCTACGCGCTGCCCTACTACTGGGCGGGCATGTCGGTGCGCGTCGCCGGCGAGCGGGCCGTGTACCGTTCCCGCCGCCGCTGGCCGGGCCGGGAGGGCGCGCGCTGCCACGCCGAGGTCGAGCTCGGCCCGTCCATGGACGAGGCGGACGGGCTCGCGCGCTTCCTGACCGAGCGGTACCGGCTGTTCACCGTCGTCGCGGGACGGCTCGCCACGGCCGAGGTGGACCACCGGCCCTGGCCGCTGCGCCACGCCCGGCCGGTCCGTCTCGACCAGGACCTGCTCCAGGCGGGCGGCCTGCCCGCGCCCGGGGGCGAGCCGGTCGCGCACGCCTCGCCGGGCGTCCGCGCCCGCATCGGGATGTGGAGCCTGGTGTAG
- a CDS encoding lytic transglycosylase domain-containing protein produces MGRRWIGGLALAVLVSGCGATTAAPRESAPPAASPAPSASAAQRQGDAGSGASSGTATSPRPSTSTKPLDAPPTADAAIPTSPDRLAKAVVTTETALGRAIDAWLGDDGKAGGEPPEAVLLWSLHQQRLYRLLGHDAGLTRRTLARLPAALADRARDNAEAARALFDLTRPTSTPGKFRTQEPPRAEDLRGYMRRAERRFGVDWEVLAAVMLVETKFGRLRSPSSAGAQGPMQFMPATWKAYGLGGDVHDPRDAVLGAANYLRASGAPGDYRRALYAYNHDRRYVDAVQRYARQIRRDARAYYAYYNWQVFVLTTKGDLRLTGP; encoded by the coding sequence ATGGGACGGCGGTGGATCGGCGGGCTGGCCCTCGCGGTCCTGGTCTCCGGGTGCGGGGCGACGACGGCAGCGCCGCGTGAATCGGCGCCACCGGCGGCGTCCCCCGCCCCCTCGGCGAGCGCCGCCCAGCGGCAGGGCGACGCCGGTTCGGGGGCATCCTCCGGGACGGCGACCTCGCCCCGGCCGTCCACGAGCACGAAACCGCTGGACGCGCCCCCCACAGCGGACGCCGCGATCCCCACCTCCCCCGACCGGCTGGCCAAGGCCGTGGTCACCACCGAGACGGCGCTCGGGCGCGCGATCGACGCGTGGCTCGGCGACGATGGCAAGGCCGGCGGCGAGCCACCCGAGGCGGTCCTGCTGTGGTCGCTGCACCAGCAGCGCCTGTACCGCCTGCTCGGGCACGACGCCGGGCTGACCCGCCGCACGCTCGCGCGACTTCCGGCCGCCCTGGCCGACCGGGCGCGCGACAACGCCGAGGCGGCGCGCGCCCTGTTCGACCTCACCCGCCCGACCTCCACGCCCGGGAAGTTCCGCACGCAGGAGCCGCCCCGCGCCGAGGACCTGCGCGGGTACATGCGCCGGGCCGAGCGCAGGTTCGGCGTGGACTGGGAGGTCCTCGCCGCCGTGATGCTCGTGGAGACCAAGTTCGGCCGGCTGCGCTCGCCCAGCTCGGCGGGCGCCCAGGGGCCGATGCAGTTCATGCCCGCGACGTGGAAGGCGTACGGCCTCGGCGGGGACGTGCACGACCCGCGCGACGCCGTGCTGGGCGCGGCCAACTACCTGCGCGCGTCGGGCGCGCCGGGCGACTACCGGCGGGCGCTGTACGCCTACAACCACGACCGCCGCTACGTCGACGCCGTGCAGCGGTACGCCCGCCAGATCAGGCGGGACGCGCGCGCCTACTACGCGTACTACAACTGGCAGGTCTTCGTCCTCACCACCAAGGGCGACCTCCGCCTCACCGGCCCGTGA
- a CDS encoding ATP-binding cassette domain-containing protein, with product MVAPGRRAFHPCTVSKPVKHRKNDAPPDLGPYKPRREARWATRGCACWGRDAHGRAGRVPSWKHQRPPGLFPWRTVRRNVEIGPRSRGVLRERQEEVAGVLELVGLTAFADAYPSRLSGGMAQRAALSRAQVNRPEVLLLDRVVVR from the coding sequence GTGGTCGCGCCGGGCCGACGTGCCTTCCATCCCTGCACCGTCTCAAAACCGGTCAAGCACCGCAAGAACGACGCACCGCCGGACCTGGGGCCGTACAAGCCTCGGCGAGAGGCCCGCTGGGCGACGAGAGGCTGCGCGTGCTGGGGGCGTGACGCTCACGGTCGAGCCGGGCGCGTTCCGTCCTGGAAACACCAGCGCCCGCCCGGCCTGTTCCCGTGGCGCACGGTCCGGCGTAACGTCGAGATCGGGCCGCGGTCGCGCGGCGTGCTGCGGGAGCGGCAGGAGGAGGTCGCCGGGGTGCTGGAGCTGGTGGGGCTCACCGCCTTCGCCGACGCCTACCCGAGCCGGCTCTCCGGCGGCATGGCGCAGCGGGCCGCCCTCTCCCGCGCGCAGGTCAACCGGCCGGAGGTCCTGCTGCTGGACCGGGTGGTGGTGCGGTGA
- a CDS encoding class I SAM-dependent methyltransferase, which produces MTERTNEGAGEEKLDVAGLLDGEVTWTLLGTLYLRAWESRAPRSILSDHYAAEALARIDHDFSAFERRLRPRSNQYLVALRARGLDDWGAAFLARHPDATVLQLGCGLDSRMLRLAPPPGVRWFDLDMPDVIAVRRRLYPEHDGYRLIAASVTDSGWLDQVPADRATLIVAEGLLPYLAPDEVRRLLQRLTGHFTTGELIFDALAPWLARLGKPFRWGIRDAREIERWNPHLKCLAQVPFTTHATLIPSRRYRTLYRLGDRIPFWRTMSQNFRFTWPA; this is translated from the coding sequence ATGACCGAAAGGACGAACGAAGGGGCGGGCGAGGAGAAGCTCGACGTCGCCGGCCTGCTCGACGGCGAGGTGACCTGGACGCTGCTCGGCACGCTGTACCTGCGCGCCTGGGAGAGCCGCGCTCCGCGGTCGATCCTGTCCGACCACTACGCGGCCGAGGCGCTCGCAAGGATCGACCACGACTTCTCGGCGTTCGAGCGGCGGCTGAGGCCGCGGAGCAACCAGTACCTCGTGGCCCTGCGCGCCCGGGGGCTGGACGACTGGGGCGCGGCCTTCCTCGCCCGGCACCCGGACGCGACCGTCCTGCAGCTCGGCTGCGGCCTCGACAGCCGCATGCTCCGTCTCGCCCCGCCGCCGGGTGTGCGCTGGTTCGACCTGGACATGCCCGACGTCATCGCCGTGCGCCGCCGGCTCTACCCGGAGCATGACGGCTACCGGCTGATCGCCGCCTCGGTCACCGACTCCGGCTGGCTGGATCAGGTGCCCGCCGACCGCGCCACCCTGATCGTCGCCGAGGGCCTGCTGCCGTACCTCGCCCCCGACGAGGTCCGCCGCCTCCTCCAACGCCTGACCGGCCACTTCACCACAGGCGAGCTCATCTTCGACGCCCTGGCCCCCTGGCTCGCCCGCCTGGGCAAACCGTTCCGCTGGGGGATCCGCGACGCCCGTGAAATAGAACGCTGGAACCCGCACCTGAAATGCCTGGCCCAGGTGCCCTTCACCACCCACGCGACCCTGATCCCCTCACGCCGCTACCGCACCCTCTACCGGCTGGGCGACAGGATTCCCTTTTGGCGGACCATGTCGCAGAACTTTCGCTTCACCTGGCCGGCGTGA
- a CDS encoding GbsR/MarR family transcriptional regulator — MAGMSDGEAEFVDRMGLFMERVGGGRTMGRLYGWLMICDPPHQSLTELAAALEVSKASVSTIARQLQTAGMIERVPARDREHRYRITSGGWTQVLRIQLEGVRTGLETIEFGLSIVGDRPERRTRLEDSREFFLFGEFDTDALIRRWEEYRTRDRGADERSPG; from the coding sequence ATGGCGGGGATGAGCGACGGGGAGGCGGAGTTCGTCGACCGGATGGGGCTGTTCATGGAGCGGGTCGGGGGCGGGCGGACCATGGGACGCCTCTACGGGTGGCTGATGATCTGCGATCCGCCCCACCAGTCCCTCACCGAGCTGGCGGCGGCGCTGGAGGTCAGCAAGGCGTCGGTGAGCACGATCGCCCGGCAGCTCCAGACCGCCGGGATGATCGAGCGCGTCCCCGCCCGCGACCGCGAGCACCGGTACCGGATCACATCCGGAGGGTGGACGCAGGTGCTGCGGATCCAACTCGAAGGGGTGCGCACGGGCCTGGAGACCATCGAGTTCGGCCTGTCGATCGTCGGCGACCGCCCCGAGCGGCGGACCCGGCTGGAGGACTCGCGGGAGTTCTTCCTCTTCGGCGAGTTCGACACCGACGCGCTCATCCGGCGCTGGGAGGAGTACCGCACGAGAGACCGCGGAGCCGACGAGAGGAGCCCGGGATGA
- a CDS encoding Xaa-Pro dipeptidyl-peptidase: protein MSLPNVARNAVRGPGSARRGAVALGLAVMLTGVAVPAAADPPAGPVFKDGLAQPVFSANRDDWIREEIWVEAPVDSDGDGRDDRVHAEVTRLRETETAGLRSPVVYEASPYYAGGNPITNHDVDHELHEPRRPGKGRGGDVLDPAADERLRLAGGDSGARLNGVPVISTRYEADWLPRGFAVVHAESLGSGKSDGCPTSGGRNETIGAKAVVDWLNGRAKAFDATGAEVKATWTTGKVGMIGTSYNGTLPNAVASTGVRGLEAIVPISAISSWYDYYRANGAVVAPGGYQGEDTDVLAEYVYTRADRRICRPVIDALAAAQDRVTGDYNAFWNERNYLNGARHVRAAVLVAHGLNDWNVKTGQAARWYEALKARGVPHKIYLHQGGHGGPPPLDVLNRWFTRYLWGHPNGVEQDPRALVQREDRTLVPYAEWPEPAAADTALRLVPGIGGAAGDLTRDRIRPGRPVTETIVDDAAQTAQALADAAASPNRLVYRSGTLTGPVRLSGAPRVSLRLSFSRPSANVTALLVDYDQNGKAKIVTRGWTDPQNRGSLWRTEPIRPGTPYRLDFGMQPHDYVFAPGHRLGVVLLSSDRDYTIRPAPGRVLTLDTTRSGVTLPLVGAADVPPPASD, encoded by the coding sequence ATGTCCCTACCGAACGTGGCACGGAACGCCGTCCGTGGTCCGGGATCGGCACGTCGCGGCGCCGTGGCGCTCGGCCTCGCCGTGATGCTCACCGGCGTGGCCGTCCCGGCCGCCGCCGACCCCCCGGCCGGGCCGGTCTTCAAGGACGGCCTCGCCCAGCCGGTGTTCTCCGCGAACCGGGACGACTGGATCCGCGAGGAGATCTGGGTCGAGGCCCCGGTCGACAGCGACGGCGACGGGCGTGACGATCGCGTGCACGCCGAGGTCACCCGGCTCCGCGAGACCGAGACCGCCGGGCTGCGGTCCCCGGTCGTGTACGAGGCCAGCCCCTACTATGCGGGCGGCAACCCGATCACCAACCACGACGTCGACCACGAGCTCCACGAGCCGCGCCGCCCGGGCAAGGGCCGCGGCGGCGACGTACTGGACCCGGCGGCCGACGAGCGGCTGCGGCTGGCGGGCGGCGACTCCGGGGCGAGGCTGAACGGCGTCCCGGTCATCAGCACCCGGTACGAGGCGGACTGGCTGCCGCGCGGCTTCGCGGTCGTGCACGCCGAGTCGCTCGGCAGCGGGAAGTCCGACGGCTGCCCCACCAGCGGCGGGCGCAACGAGACCATCGGCGCGAAGGCCGTGGTCGACTGGCTGAACGGCCGCGCGAAAGCCTTCGACGCCACGGGCGCCGAGGTGAAGGCCACGTGGACCACCGGCAAGGTCGGCATGATCGGCACGTCGTACAACGGCACGCTGCCCAACGCGGTCGCGAGCACGGGTGTGCGCGGCCTGGAGGCCATCGTGCCGATCTCGGCGATATCGAGCTGGTACGACTACTACCGCGCGAACGGCGCCGTCGTCGCCCCCGGCGGCTACCAGGGCGAGGACACCGACGTGCTGGCGGAGTACGTCTACACCCGCGCCGACCGGCGGATCTGCCGGCCGGTCATCGACGCCCTGGCCGCGGCGCAGGACCGGGTGACCGGCGACTACAACGCCTTCTGGAACGAGCGGAACTACCTGAACGGCGCGCGGCACGTCCGCGCCGCAGTGCTGGTCGCGCACGGGCTCAACGACTGGAACGTCAAGACCGGGCAGGCCGCGCGGTGGTACGAGGCGCTGAAGGCGCGCGGCGTGCCGCACAAGATCTACCTCCACCAGGGCGGGCACGGCGGCCCGCCGCCCCTGGACGTGCTGAACCGCTGGTTCACCCGCTACCTGTGGGGGCACCCCAACGGCGTGGAGCAGGACCCGCGCGCGCTGGTGCAGCGCGAGGACAGGACGCTGGTGCCGTACGCCGAGTGGCCGGAGCCCGCCGCGGCGGACACCGCGCTGCGCCTGGTCCCGGGCATCGGCGGCGCCGCCGGCGACCTCACCCGGGACAGGATCCGCCCGGGCCGGCCCGTGACGGAGACGATCGTGGACGACGCGGCCCAGACCGCCCAGGCGCTCGCCGACGCCGCGGCCTCCCCGAACCGTCTGGTCTACCGGTCGGGGACGCTGACCGGCCCGGTGCGGCTGAGCGGCGCGCCGCGGGTGTCGCTGCGGCTCTCCTTCAGCCGGCCGTCGGCCAACGTCACGGCGCTGCTCGTGGACTACGACCAGAACGGCAAGGCGAAGATCGTCACCCGGGGCTGGACCGACCCGCAGAACCGCGGGTCGCTCTGGCGGACCGAGCCGATCCGGCCCGGCACGCCGTACCGCCTGGACTTCGGCATGCAGCCGCACGACTACGTGTTCGCGCCCGGCCACCGGCTCGGTGTCGTGCTGCTGTCCAGCGACCGCGACTACACCATCCGGCCCGCCCCCGGCAGGGTCCTGACCCTGGACACGACACGGAGCGGCGTGACACTGCCCCTGGTGGGCGCCGCCGACGTGCCCCCGCCGGCCTCGGACTGA
- a CDS encoding nitrilase-related carbon-nitrogen hydrolase gives MSLPTPDAALTQDADGGYATVPLAKDAWMLGVVQSRVNAAQDRAGMKANLDHMLHLVDNAFRVGFGADPDLLFFHEFPISGWDRWTKAETERRCIEIPGEETELIAAKARRYGCHIAFGAYVRDPDWPGHVLSVTTLIGPDGEIVAKHWKSRNVKGVFSGFELFTTTVYDVLDEYVEKYGADAVVPVARTPLGNISMSSTQLEPELFRTAAIKGAEIFLRTATGGFSEVDVRSTALHNRAYCAIVNNSVLAAEGNYFEDTGAGGSAIYGPDGEAVAAADSKFEKLVLGRIPIAAFRARHRQPDIHWDLYRPVFDGYRSRFAPNLYTPYQPESLEDAGAYLNGRSRWR, from the coding sequence ATGTCGCTCCCCACCCCGGACGCGGCCCTCACCCAGGACGCCGACGGCGGGTACGCCACCGTCCCCCTGGCCAAGGACGCCTGGATGCTCGGCGTCGTCCAGTCGCGGGTCAACGCCGCGCAGGACCGGGCCGGCATGAAGGCCAACCTCGACCACATGCTCCACCTGGTCGACAACGCCTTCCGCGTCGGCTTCGGCGCCGATCCGGACCTGCTGTTCTTCCACGAGTTCCCGATCAGCGGCTGGGACCGGTGGACCAAGGCCGAGACCGAGCGGCGCTGCATCGAGATCCCCGGCGAGGAGACCGAGCTGATCGCCGCCAAGGCCCGGCGGTACGGCTGCCACATCGCCTTCGGCGCCTACGTCCGCGACCCCGACTGGCCCGGCCACGTGCTCAGCGTCACCACCCTGATCGGCCCGGACGGCGAGATCGTGGCCAAGCACTGGAAGTCGCGCAACGTCAAGGGCGTCTTCAGCGGCTTCGAGCTGTTCACCACGACCGTGTACGACGTCCTGGACGAGTACGTGGAGAAGTACGGCGCCGACGCGGTGGTGCCCGTGGCGCGCACGCCGCTCGGCAACATCTCCATGTCCTCGACGCAACTGGAGCCGGAGCTGTTCCGCACCGCCGCGATCAAGGGCGCGGAGATCTTCCTGCGCACCGCGACGGGCGGGTTCAGCGAGGTCGACGTGCGGTCCACGGCCCTGCACAACCGGGCGTACTGCGCGATCGTCAACAACTCCGTGCTCGCGGCCGAGGGCAACTACTTCGAGGACACCGGCGCCGGCGGGTCGGCGATCTACGGCCCGGACGGCGAGGCCGTCGCGGCGGCGGACAGCAAGTTCGAGAAGCTGGTCCTCGGGCGCATCCCCATCGCCGCGTTCCGCGCCCGGCACCGCCAGCCCGACATCCACTGGGACCTGTACCGGCCGGTCTTCGACGGCTACCGCAGCCGCTTCGCGCCGAACCTGTACACGCCCTACCAGCCGGAGAGCCTGGAGGACGCGGGGGCCTACCTCAACGGCAGGTCCCGCTGGCGCTGA
- a CDS encoding oligopeptide/dipeptide ABC transporter ATP-binding protein, whose translation MSVIEAERLTKHYRLRSGGGGRVVHAVDDVSFTLEEGTTLAIVGESGCGKSTIARMLVRLTEPTEGRVLVHGRNHADRRAVQLVSQNPWSALNRRKSIRHALEQPLAVHGLYPRGAARAARVRELLELVGLGEEYLGRRPGGVSGGELQRVTVARALAVEPRALVLDEPTASLDVSVKALLVNLLLDLRRRLGLGYVLITHEIDIARHLADRVAVMYLGRFVETGDAEQVFADPRHPYTRALLAAVPGLDHRRPDAPAGEVPSAVAPPPGCRFHTRCPLALDLCRRAEPALDPGPDGRRVACHRRDELTTTPC comes from the coding sequence GTGAGCGTCATCGAGGCCGAACGGCTGACCAAGCACTACCGGCTCAGGTCCGGCGGCGGGGGACGGGTCGTGCACGCCGTCGACGACGTGTCCTTCACCCTGGAGGAGGGCACGACGCTCGCCATCGTCGGCGAGTCCGGCTGCGGCAAGTCCACGATCGCCCGCATGCTGGTCCGGCTCACCGAGCCGACCGAGGGCCGCGTCCTCGTCCACGGCCGGAACCACGCCGACCGGCGCGCCGTGCAGCTCGTCTCGCAGAACCCCTGGTCGGCGCTGAACCGGCGCAAGAGCATCCGCCACGCCCTGGAACAGCCCCTCGCCGTCCACGGCCTGTACCCGCGCGGGGCCGCGCGCGCCGCCCGGGTGCGCGAGCTGCTGGAGCTGGTCGGCCTCGGCGAGGAGTACCTCGGCCGCCGCCCCGGCGGCGTGAGCGGTGGCGAGTTGCAGCGCGTCACGGTCGCCCGCGCCCTCGCCGTCGAGCCGCGGGCGCTCGTCCTGGACGAGCCGACCGCCAGCCTCGACGTCAGCGTCAAGGCCCTGTTGGTCAACCTGCTCCTGGACCTGCGGCGGCGGCTCGGGCTCGGCTACGTGCTCATCACCCACGAGATCGACATCGCGCGGCACCTGGCCGACCGGGTCGCGGTCATGTACCTCGGCCGGTTCGTCGAGACCGGCGACGCCGAGCAGGTGTTCGCCGACCCCCGCCACCCCTATACCCGCGCCCTGCTGGCCGCCGTGCCCGGCCTGGACCACCGCCGGCCCGACGCGCCCGCGGGAGAGGTGCCGTCCGCGGTCGCGCCGCCGCCCGGCTGCCGCTTCCACACCCGGTGCCCGCTGGCCCTCGACCTGTGCCGGCGCGCCGAGCCCGCCCTCGACCCCGGCCCGGACGGCCGCCGGGTGGCCTGCCACCGGCGGGACGAGCTCACCACGACCCCCTGCTGA
- a CDS encoding ABC transporter ATP-binding protein: MDATTAARAPAGSPLLSVRDLAVVFRTRGGEVPAVREVSFDLARGEILGLVGESGSGKSTVLTALTRMLARNARVTAGTVRFGDADLLALREPAMRRLRGDRIGLIPQRPMTSLSPATTVGRQLRWHLDGLDGHRLKELLGGVGLDALLDRLDGYPFEFSGGQLQRLLIAVAALGKQPDLLLADEPTTTLDATVQAQVLRLLLDLRDRVGSAMVFVTHDLAVVSQVSDRVGVMYAGRLVEVAPVGDLFATPRHPYTRALMEAIPGRHARGTPLRTIPGTVTGANRLPGCPFAPRCPAVADVCRTESPAPRELGTSLVRCHRAGEDL; encoded by the coding sequence ATGGACGCCACGACGGCCGCGCGCGCCCCGGCGGGGTCCCCCCTGCTGTCCGTCCGGGACCTCGCGGTGGTGTTCCGCACCCGCGGCGGCGAGGTGCCCGCCGTGCGCGAGGTCTCCTTCGACCTCGCCCGCGGCGAGATCCTCGGGCTGGTGGGCGAGTCGGGCTCGGGCAAGAGCACGGTGCTCACCGCGCTGACGCGCATGCTCGCCCGCAACGCCCGGGTCACCGCGGGAACGGTCCGCTTCGGCGACGCCGACCTGCTGGCGCTGCGCGAGCCGGCGATGCGGCGGCTGCGCGGCGACCGCATCGGCCTCATCCCGCAGCGGCCGATGACCTCGCTGTCGCCCGCCACCACCGTCGGCCGCCAGCTCCGCTGGCACCTCGACGGGCTCGACGGCCACCGCCTGAAAGAGCTGCTCGGCGGGGTCGGGCTGGACGCCCTGCTGGACCGGCTGGACGGCTACCCGTTCGAGTTCTCCGGCGGTCAGCTCCAGCGCCTGCTCATCGCGGTCGCCGCGCTCGGCAAACAGCCCGACCTGCTGCTCGCCGACGAGCCGACCACGACCCTGGACGCCACCGTCCAGGCCCAGGTGCTGCGGCTGCTGCTGGACCTGCGCGACCGGGTCGGCTCGGCGATGGTGTTCGTCACCCACGACCTCGCCGTGGTCTCCCAGGTCAGCGACCGCGTCGGCGTCATGTACGCGGGCAGGCTCGTCGAGGTCGCCCCGGTCGGGGACCTGTTCGCCACCCCCCGGCACCCCTACACGCGGGCGCTGATGGAGGCGATCCCCGGCCGGCACGCGCGCGGCACGCCGCTGCGCACGATCCCCGGCACGGTGACCGGGGCCAACCGCCTGCCCGGCTGCCCGTTCGCCCCGCGCTGCCCCGCGGTGGCCGACGTGTGCCGTACGGAAAGCCCGGCGCCGCGCGAGCTCGGGACGTCGCTGGTGCGCTGCCATCGAGCGGGGGAGGACCTGTGA